The Oxobacter pfennigii genome has a window encoding:
- a CDS encoding hydantoinase/oxoprolinase family protein, translating into MKIGIGIDTGGTYTDSVVYDFEEKNVLFSSKALTTKEDLSLGIGNALDGLPSDMLKKAELVSLSTTLATNACVEEKGGRGKLIFIGGYKDVVFQTGQAYGLPDPKEILFIDGEINLSGSLVKEPDWDAFVNDCSEWIKDADAVAIVQHLGVRNSESERKAKKILTELYDINTICGHELFSDYNYIKRGASALLNARLIPVIEDFLKAIKSSLEKRSIKAPVVIVRSDGSLMSEKFTTVRPVETLLCGPAASVMGGIELTGEKDCLIIDMGGTTTDIAIVKNGVPVKATEGVNVGKWRTFVKAVYIDTFGLGGDSLIEYGRNRFMDLKPARAVPLCIAADRWPQVTDKLNELINSGKVSAFPFNEFFFLVKDLPDESFYSETEITLCNVLKNGPLIFSEAAEAAGKKPHSLDTERLEKEGIIMRCGLTPTDIMHIKGDFLRFDREASLLGAKYAAAVMEVKVETLCDMVYTRVKEKLFFNIARMLLEDNYPKFKETGLSEDVKNIVLDSFKEARSGKSTSFLNIGFNIPATLIGVGAPIHIFLPDVAKAFGTKYIIPENAGVANALGAIVGNISVTAEIEVKPEYSSSGIKGYMIFGKHKNTFVVTIEEAARIAEEEAKKAAYDEATLRGASGDIAVSADLQNIISPEDGQPKLILGTKISATAIGRVIL; encoded by the coding sequence ATGAAGATAGGAATAGGAATAGACACCGGTGGTACATATACAGACAGCGTCGTATATGATTTTGAAGAAAAGAACGTTTTATTTTCTTCAAAGGCCCTTACTACAAAAGAAGATCTATCTTTAGGCATAGGAAATGCTTTGGACGGTCTTCCCTCCGACATGCTTAAAAAAGCAGAGCTTGTATCATTGTCCACCACTTTAGCTACCAATGCCTGCGTTGAAGAAAAAGGAGGCAGGGGAAAGCTTATATTCATAGGCGGATATAAGGATGTGGTATTTCAAACAGGACAAGCATATGGCTTGCCTGATCCTAAGGAAATACTTTTTATCGATGGAGAGATAAATTTAAGCGGAAGTTTGGTAAAGGAACCCGATTGGGACGCATTTGTAAATGATTGCAGTGAATGGATTAAGGATGCCGATGCCGTCGCTATAGTCCAGCATCTTGGGGTCAGAAATTCCGAGAGCGAAAGAAAAGCTAAGAAAATTTTGACAGAGCTTTATGATATCAATACTATATGCGGCCATGAGCTCTTTTCCGATTATAACTATATTAAAAGGGGCGCCAGCGCCCTTTTAAATGCACGGCTTATTCCAGTCATTGAAGACTTTCTTAAAGCTATAAAATCCTCTCTTGAAAAAAGAAGCATAAAAGCACCTGTTGTTATTGTGCGAAGTGACGGAAGCTTAATGTCTGAAAAATTCACAACGGTTAGGCCGGTAGAAACCCTTTTATGCGGACCTGCCGCCAGCGTAATGGGAGGTATCGAGCTTACCGGAGAAAAGGATTGCCTGATAATAGACATGGGCGGTACCACAACGGATATTGCAATTGTCAAAAACGGTGTTCCTGTAAAAGCCACAGAGGGTGTAAACGTAGGAAAGTGGAGAACCTTTGTAAAGGCTGTATACATAGATACCTTTGGATTAGGAGGAGATAGCCTCATAGAATACGGAAGGAACCGCTTTATGGATTTAAAACCGGCACGTGCTGTGCCTTTATGCATAGCAGCAGACAGGTGGCCTCAGGTAACAGATAAGCTTAACGAGCTTATAAATTCAGGAAAAGTATCTGCATTTCCCTTTAATGAATTTTTCTTTTTGGTAAAGGACCTGCCCGATGAAAGTTTTTATTCTGAAACTGAAATTACCCTTTGCAATGTGCTGAAAAATGGCCCTCTTATTTTTTCCGAAGCAGCAGAAGCTGCAGGCAAAAAGCCCCACAGCCTGGATACCGAACGCCTTGAAAAAGAAGGAATCATCATGCGCTGCGGTTTGACTCCTACGGATATAATGCATATAAAAGGAGACTTTTTAAGATTTGACCGGGAAGCATCCCTTTTAGGCGCCAAATATGCAGCAGCCGTAATGGAAGTTAAGGTAGAAACCCTTTGCGATATGGTATATACAAGAGTTAAGGAAAAGCTATTTTTTAATATTGCAAGGATGCTTCTCGAGGATAACTATCCTAAGTTCAAGGAAACGGGACTTTCAGAGGATGTTAAAAACATAGTCCTTGACAGCTTCAAGGAAGCCCGGTCAGGCAAATCCACAAGCTTCTTAAATATAGGCTTCAACATCCCGGCGACCTTAATAGGCGTAGGTGCACCCATACACATATTTTTGCCCGATGTAGCCAAAGCTTTTGGCACAAAGTATATAATACCTGAAAATGCAGGCGTGGCAAATGCATTAGGAGCAATTGTAGGAAATATATCCGTCACTGCAGAAATTGAGGTAAAGCCCGAATACTCTTCAAGCGGTATTAAAGGATACATGATATTCGGAAAACACAAAAACACCTTTGTGGTAACTATAGAAGAAGCAGCACGAATAGCAGAAGAAGAGGCCAAAAAAGCCGCTTATGATGAAGCAACACTTCGCGGCGCCTCCGGAGATATCGCCGTTTCTGCCGATTTGCAAAATATAATATCCCCTGAAGACGGGCAGCCAAAGCTCATTTTAGGCACAAAAATATCCGCCACTGCTATTGGAAGGGTAATATTATAA
- a CDS encoding C39 family peptidase — protein sequence MKNKTADVSGNCDPPLGLERIKISAAIIILLLQLLLNLPGTAYAKNIGTIIKAPVLNQFPELPTGCEATSLTMLLNWAGVNVSKEEVAGSLPIGCIPTAKENRLYGDNPHKAFVGNPFTVNGYGVYHEPIADILNKYLPDSALDLTGASFEEILKAIDSGKPVIVWCTIGNVYPKISKTWQDEQGNIIIWKVPEHAVLLVGYDESHVIVNDPYMGQRCRYPLCSFEEHWEMMGKQAVTIN from the coding sequence ATGAAAAATAAAACGGCAGATGTTTCAGGAAATTGCGATCCGCCTTTAGGTCTTGAAAGAATAAAAATATCCGCAGCGATAATAATCCTTTTACTCCAATTACTGCTTAATTTACCCGGAACTGCATATGCAAAAAATATAGGCACAATAATCAAAGCACCTGTTTTAAACCAATTTCCTGAGCTTCCGACAGGATGTGAAGCGACATCATTGACGATGCTATTAAATTGGGCGGGGGTAAATGTAAGCAAGGAGGAAGTAGCCGGGTCACTTCCAATAGGGTGCATACCAACAGCAAAGGAAAACAGACTGTATGGAGATAACCCTCACAAAGCCTTTGTGGGCAATCCATTTACCGTAAACGGATATGGAGTATACCACGAACCCATCGCGGATATATTAAACAAGTACCTTCCGGACAGTGCTTTGGATTTGACAGGTGCATCCTTTGAGGAAATTTTAAAAGCAATAGATTCCGGAAAGCCGGTTATCGTATGGTGTACAATCGGCAATGTCTATCCTAAAATCTCGAAAACCTGGCAGGATGAACAGGGTAATATAATTATATGGAAAGTCCCGGAACATGCAGTATTGCTTGTAGGCTACGACGAATCTCATGTAATAGTTAACGACCCTTATATGGGTCAAAGGTGCAGATATCCATTATGTTCCTTTGAAGAGCACTGGGAGATGATGGGAAAACAGGCAGTGACAATAAATTAG
- a CDS encoding ABC transporter ATP-binding protein, producing the protein MTFLDVKGLTKTFGGLTAVNNVDFSMENKQIVSVIGPNGAGKTTFFNVISGYYHDHGGTITFDNQSLKDLTPEKVASYGIARTFQNIRLFQDMLTVENILVGMHLHMKSNLFDIAFKTKRMRREEKEAYDKAMELLKYVGLEGKDNELAKNLSYGEQRRLEIARALAVRPKLLLLDEPAAGLNPKETEEMKQFIIRLRDELGHAILLIEHDMKLVMGLSDKITVINYGVKIADGTPEEIKNNPEVIKAYLGSDADSDEVA; encoded by the coding sequence ATGACATTTTTGGATGTAAAGGGATTGACTAAAACTTTCGGCGGGCTGACTGCTGTCAATAATGTAGACTTTTCCATGGAAAACAAACAGATAGTAAGTGTAATCGGCCCTAATGGTGCCGGCAAGACTACATTTTTTAATGTAATAAGCGGATATTATCACGACCATGGCGGTACCATCACCTTTGATAATCAGAGTCTTAAGGATTTGACACCTGAAAAGGTGGCATCCTATGGGATTGCCCGAACCTTCCAGAATATAAGGCTTTTTCAGGATATGCTGACGGTGGAAAATATACTGGTAGGCATGCATCTTCATATGAAGTCAAATCTTTTTGATATAGCCTTTAAAACAAAACGTATGAGAAGAGAAGAAAAGGAAGCCTATGACAAGGCCATGGAGCTTTTAAAATACGTAGGCTTGGAAGGAAAGGACAATGAGCTTGCCAAAAACCTATCCTACGGTGAGCAAAGGCGCCTTGAAATTGCCCGAGCTCTTGCGGTTAGGCCTAAGCTTTTGCTGCTTGATGAGCCGGCTGCCGGACTTAATCCTAAAGAGACAGAGGAAATGAAGCAATTCATCATAAGGTTAAGAGATGAGTTAGGCCATGCCATTCTATTAATCGAGCATGATATGAAGCTTGTTATGGGACTGTCGGATAAAATTACCGTTATCAATTACGGAGTCAAAATTGCAGACGGAACTCCGGAGGAGATAAAGAACAATCCGGAAGTTATAAAGGCATATTTAGGCTCTGATGCCGATTCCGATGAAGTAGCATAA
- a CDS encoding DUF4829 domain-containing protein: MIYKKTAIYLLFLIMLCFLCGCLPQNGKNFSSAPLNAQSGQESPTPTPTPTPTPTPTPTPTENYIEEEADASTLPQENNIIDPSQLKLDNSTFETIDNYLNNEKFQYSWSGNKYFAIFTFEGPPGTVIYLWEAGKNTPVPVKGAVAWPPFFCRFFWSPDDSYVIYDTGTSPNRSGDICFIKTPEKITSISYVGKPVWFLNSKWLAFGNWHSMQTVVDTSLEGTTDIVIYNVETKERKTIVKGSPEFYLLPVKWEEDGTFTYSKNYFGTNKDETLTIKIILENSSITLNDQQECKQVIHSYFKALENKDYTSASKLLTYDQEAYFKSHLKPEYYWTFESAKLLSLESYLPPNLSTENSKDNTIPTVYFRAKVEITPKTGLYSGWEEGIYYFDVNMVKDNGLWKVECISDLPQNKLKDQKIYLKNGLEFKDSYDKNTFAAGDKNTLKFIDKGGQVLKEYTTDDLCIVYNDDLFIDMFQWSMDNKNFFGQMFSPSMGAYSLFKINTDTWDVVKYDVSNLPGGFNDRALNIDRQLYTYSNYPMMNDADLLKEFENKNIPVTLFIYDLASNQSREIASSVSKAFNPVWIDDYTLEYNDPVSMGRVWNTIK, encoded by the coding sequence ATGATTTACAAAAAAACTGCCATATACTTATTGTTTTTAATTATGCTGTGCTTTTTATGTGGCTGCCTGCCACAGAATGGCAAAAATTTTTCATCTGCTCCGCTAAATGCTCAAAGCGGACAGGAATCACCTACACCTACACCTACACCTACACCTACACCTACACCTACACCTACACCTACAGAAAATTATATCGAAGAAGAGGCTGATGCATCAACTTTACCCCAAGAAAATAATATTATAGACCCATCCCAACTCAAACTTGATAACAGTACATTTGAAACTATCGATAATTATTTAAACAATGAAAAATTTCAGTATAGCTGGTCTGGCAATAAGTACTTTGCCATATTTACCTTTGAAGGCCCGCCCGGAACTGTCATATATTTATGGGAGGCAGGCAAAAATACGCCTGTTCCGGTAAAGGGAGCTGTTGCCTGGCCGCCGTTCTTCTGCCGTTTTTTTTGGTCTCCGGATGACAGTTATGTTATATATGACACTGGTACATCTCCTAACAGATCAGGTGATATATGCTTTATAAAAACTCCGGAAAAAATAACCTCTATATCATATGTAGGAAAACCTGTGTGGTTCTTGAATTCTAAATGGCTCGCCTTTGGAAACTGGCATTCCATGCAAACTGTTGTTGATACTTCCCTTGAAGGCACAACAGATATCGTAATCTATAATGTTGAAACAAAGGAAAGAAAGACAATTGTAAAAGGCAGCCCTGAGTTTTACTTGCTCCCTGTGAAGTGGGAAGAGGACGGCACTTTTACGTATAGCAAAAACTATTTCGGAACAAACAAAGATGAAACCCTTACCATTAAAATAATTCTTGAAAACTCTTCTATCACCTTGAATGATCAGCAGGAATGTAAACAGGTAATACACTCATATTTTAAGGCTCTGGAAAATAAGGATTATACTTCCGCTTCAAAGTTATTGACCTATGATCAGGAAGCGTATTTTAAAAGTCATCTTAAACCTGAATATTACTGGACCTTTGAATCTGCAAAATTATTGTCACTGGAAAGCTACCTTCCCCCAAATCTATCAACTGAAAACAGTAAAGATAATACTATCCCCACTGTTTACTTCAGAGCCAAAGTTGAAATAACTCCAAAAACAGGCTTGTATTCCGGTTGGGAAGAAGGTATATATTACTTTGATGTAAATATGGTAAAGGATAATGGACTATGGAAAGTAGAATGTATTTCTGACCTTCCTCAGAATAAACTTAAGGATCAGAAGATTTACTTAAAAAATGGCCTGGAATTCAAAGATTCATATGATAAAAACACATTTGCTGCCGGTGACAAGAATACCCTCAAATTTATTGATAAGGGCGGGCAGGTCCTGAAGGAGTATACCACCGATGACTTGTGTATTGTTTATAATGATGACCTCTTTATCGATATGTTCCAGTGGTCAATGGACAATAAAAACTTCTTCGGCCAAATGTTCAGCCCCTCTATGGGAGCATATTCTCTATTTAAAATCAATACAGATACATGGGACGTAGTAAAATATGATGTATCAAATCTCCCCGGCGGTTTTAACGACAGGGCTTTAAATATAGATCGTCAGCTTTATACTTACAGCAATTATCCAATGATGAACGATGCAGATTTGCTGAAGGAATTTGAAAATAAAAATATACCTGTTACATTATTTATTTACGATCTGGCTTCGAATCAGAGCAGGGAAATTGCATCATCTGTCTCAAAAGCCTTCAACCCGGTATGGATTGATGATTACACTCTTGAATATAATGATCCCGTTAGTATGGGAAGAGTATGGAATACAATAAAATAA
- a CDS encoding M20 family metallopeptidase has protein sequence MEIKELARLYKQYVINMRREFHKNPEASLKEFWTSGRIKGELDVMGIPWVSCAGTGIIATIEGMHEGKTIGLRADMDALEITEANEVEYKSQNDGIMHACGHDGHIAMLLGTAKILNECRDKIKGTVKLFFQPAEEIARGAKMMIDEGALNGVDGVFAIHLWSGLDVGKVSVEAGPRMAAADFFKIIIKGKSGHGSMPHQAIDAVVAGAACVMNLQSLVSREMNPLESVVISVGSFHSGTRNNIIANEALLEGTARCFNPKIRQEIPDVLERMVKNTAAGYRAEAELRYVEGTAPTINNVECSKLAASCVEKILSRDAVAETEKTTGGEDFSLFLEKAPGIIAFVGIRNEEKGTCYAHHHENFNMDEDALEIGTALYAQYAVDFLNSK, from the coding sequence ATGGAAATTAAAGAACTTGCAAGACTATATAAACAATATGTAATAAATATGAGAAGAGAATTTCATAAAAATCCCGAAGCCAGTTTAAAAGAATTCTGGACTTCAGGAAGAATAAAAGGTGAGCTTGATGTTATGGGGATTCCCTGGGTTTCCTGTGCAGGTACGGGAATTATTGCAACCATAGAGGGAATGCATGAGGGAAAAACCATAGGGTTGAGAGCGGATATGGATGCTCTTGAAATTACCGAGGCAAATGAAGTTGAATATAAATCCCAAAATGATGGCATCATGCATGCATGCGGTCATGACGGACATATAGCAATGCTTTTGGGCACTGCTAAAATATTGAATGAATGCAGGGATAAAATAAAAGGTACAGTCAAGCTTTTTTTTCAGCCGGCAGAGGAAATAGCAAGAGGTGCCAAAATGATGATTGATGAAGGGGCATTGAACGGCGTGGACGGTGTATTTGCCATTCATCTCTGGAGCGGGCTTGATGTGGGAAAGGTCTCTGTTGAAGCAGGGCCAAGAATGGCGGCTGCAGACTTTTTTAAAATAATAATAAAAGGCAAAAGCGGTCATGGATCCATGCCTCATCAGGCTATAGATGCTGTAGTTGCAGGAGCGGCCTGCGTTATGAATCTGCAATCCCTTGTCAGCAGGGAAATGAACCCATTAGAGTCTGTTGTCATCAGTGTAGGATCTTTTCATTCGGGAACAAGGAATAATATAATTGCAAACGAAGCGCTATTGGAAGGTACCGCAAGATGCTTCAATCCTAAAATAAGGCAAGAGATTCCAGATGTTTTAGAACGTATGGTTAAGAATACTGCGGCAGGCTACAGGGCAGAAGCAGAATTAAGGTATGTAGAGGGTACGGCGCCTACCATAAATAATGTTGAATGCTCAAAATTGGCAGCATCATGCGTAGAAAAAATATTAAGCAGGGATGCCGTGGCAGAAACAGAAAAGACCACGGGAGGAGAGGATTTTTCACTGTTTTTGGAAAAGGCTCCCGGGATTATAGCTTTTGTTGGTATAAGGAACGAAGAAAAAGGAACCTGTTATGCTCATCATCATGAAAATTTCAACATGGATGAAGATGCCTTGGAAATCGGAACTGCTCTTTATGCACAGTATGCGGTGGACTTTTTAAATAGTAAATAA
- a CDS encoding branched-chain amino acid ABC transporter permease, translating to MAKIINTIQELLKKELLQLAVIFLSPVLLYLFNSNGIIFILFLASLFLLHQSKKLNIKIKMIIVAVDLIVIMPLVGVTNSYYLDVVTQIGIYAVLAIGLNIVVGFAGLLNLGYVGFYAVGAYAYAIFATAQANNFIPESVFKFPVSGNWFWLFLIIGMIVSGIVGFLIGLPVLRLRGDYLAIVTLGFAEIIRIIFNNLDKPINITNGPKGLTPIKPPAIFNITLSKPIHFYFIILILFILTVIVVNRLNNSRIGRAWTAIREDELAARTMGIPIVKMKLLAFSIGAAFAGMMGVLFAARQTFIDPSSFGFMESIGILAMVIMGGMGNISGVIIGALAVVVLQLHVLKELSSFLRDLTVAGILNVPSQLDPAKYERMVFGLILIVMCIFRPQGFLPAKRTMEFIKKYAKNLDKTDKKDLSVE from the coding sequence ATGGCAAAAATCATAAATACAATTCAGGAACTCTTGAAAAAAGAATTGCTGCAGCTAGCCGTCATCTTCTTATCTCCGGTGCTGTTATATTTATTCAACAGCAATGGTATTATCTTCATATTATTCTTAGCATCCTTGTTTTTACTCCATCAGTCTAAGAAGCTGAATATTAAGATTAAGATGATCATAGTCGCAGTGGATTTAATTGTAATAATGCCTTTAGTGGGTGTTACCAACAGCTATTATCTGGACGTAGTGACTCAGATTGGGATTTATGCCGTATTGGCCATAGGACTTAATATAGTTGTCGGCTTTGCAGGCTTGTTAAACCTTGGTTACGTTGGATTTTACGCTGTAGGGGCTTATGCATATGCAATTTTTGCCACAGCTCAGGCAAATAATTTCATTCCGGAATCTGTTTTCAAATTTCCCGTATCGGGAAACTGGTTCTGGCTGTTTTTGATAATCGGCATGATTGTATCGGGAATTGTGGGATTTTTAATTGGTTTGCCGGTTTTAAGGTTAAGAGGCGACTATCTTGCCATAGTTACATTAGGGTTTGCGGAAATAATAAGGATTATTTTTAATAACCTGGATAAGCCCATTAATATCACCAACGGCCCTAAAGGTTTAACGCCCATAAAGCCTCCGGCCATATTCAATATAACACTGAGCAAGCCGATACATTTTTACTTCATTATATTAATATTGTTTATACTCACAGTTATAGTTGTTAATAGGCTTAATAATTCCCGTATCGGAAGGGCATGGACGGCTATAAGGGAAGATGAACTGGCCGCAAGGACAATGGGCATACCTATAGTTAAAATGAAGCTTCTGGCTTTTTCCATAGGAGCTGCCTTTGCAGGCATGATGGGAGTTTTGTTCGCTGCCAGGCAAACCTTCATTGACCCTTCAAGTTTCGGCTTTATGGAATCCATAGGAATTCTTGCCATGGTCATCATGGGAGGTATGGGAAATATTTCAGGTGTCATTATAGGCGCTCTCGCTGTAGTTGTGCTGCAGCTTCACGTACTCAAGGAGCTTTCAAGCTTCTTAAGGGATTTGACGGTGGCAGGTATTTTAAATGTACCTTCACAGTTAGACCCTGCAAAATACGAGAGAATGGTCTTTGGTTTGATTTTGATTGTTATGTGTATATTCAGGCCTCAGGGCTTCCTGCCGGCTAAAAGGACTATGGAATTCATAAAAAAGTATGCTAAAAATTTAGATAAAACCGATAAGAAGGATTTATCCGTAGAATAG
- a CDS encoding ABC transporter ATP-binding protein: MLGIKNVDTFYGKIHALKDVSFEVNEAEIVTLIGSNGAGKTTTLNTISSILKPAKGEIVFNGQTISRIAPHIVAKGGIAHVPEGRKIFPKMTVEENLEMGAFRFNDNNKIKKNMDYVFELFPRLLERKKQKGGTLSGGEQQMLAMGRALMSEPTLLLLDEPSMGLAPLLVELIFESIKRLNSEGITILLVEQNAHKALKIAHRGYVLQTGSIVLTGTGAELLQNEMVKEAYLG, from the coding sequence ATACTGGGAATAAAAAACGTGGATACCTTTTACGGTAAAATACACGCTCTTAAGGATGTTTCTTTTGAAGTAAATGAGGCTGAAATTGTCACCCTTATAGGCAGCAACGGAGCAGGTAAAACTACCACTCTTAATACCATTTCCTCCATATTGAAGCCTGCAAAGGGAGAAATAGTGTTTAACGGACAGACCATAAGCCGTATTGCTCCCCACATAGTTGCAAAGGGCGGAATTGCCCACGTGCCAGAAGGAAGAAAGATATTTCCTAAAATGACGGTGGAAGAAAATCTTGAGATGGGTGCATTCCGTTTTAATGATAATAACAAGATAAAGAAAAACATGGATTATGTTTTTGAATTGTTTCCAAGACTTCTGGAGAGGAAAAAACAAAAAGGCGGTACCTTATCAGGAGGCGAACAGCAGATGCTGGCTATGGGCCGTGCCCTTATGAGCGAGCCTACCTTGCTTTTGCTGGATGAACCCTCCATGGGCCTGGCGCCTCTTTTGGTTGAGCTTATATTCGAATCCATAAAAAGGCTTAACAGCGAAGGAATAACCATACTTTTAGTTGAGCAAAATGCCCACAAAGCTTTAAAGATAGCCCACAGAGGCTATGTGCTGCAAACAGGCAGCATAGTCCTTACAGGAACTGGAGCGGAACTTTTACAAAACGAAATGGTAAAAGAAGCATATTTGGGATAA